GTGACGGAACTCTTTCCCTCCAGACCCTCTTTTATACCTTTCAGGTCAAGGGTGGTGGGTTGGGGACGCGGAGTGACGATGTTGACTGAAAAAGGCTGGGTAAACAGGCGGTACAGGGGGGAGAGGATGGCATAGATCTTTGCATGGAGGTTTTCGAGCAATGTCTTGTCTTTCTTTTTATTGTTGCTTTCCGCGGCAAGAGAACCATAACTGGCTCGTATTCTCTGGTTGGTGTCGACTATCAGTACCCTTGAATGGGGGCGGTCAAAGGACTTGAGCAGTTTTTCTATGGTTGTGGATTCCGACAGGAGCCAGCCAAGTTTATCGGCACTCTCCGTGGCTGCGGTGCCGATCAGGCAGGTCATTGTCCTTTCCTTTTCGTCATCCACATCACCGATGGCAAAGGCGAGTTTCTGACCGATAAATTTCATGGGAATTCTCAGCTCGATGATGTATCCGCCATCAGTCTCTTCCCACATGCCCTGGATGGCCGGTTCCATTCGCAGGGGGATGGCAGCGAACCGGTATCGGGGCATGAGAAAGCCGTTTATCCAGCCTGGTTTTGTCGTGGTTACAAGATAGCGGTGCATCCTGCCGTTTTTATCTTCAATACCTATCTGCAGATGGTCAGAACGGTTCAGGCGGAGTGAGTTGGGATTCCGGTAGACGATTTTATCGTCTGTCACAAGGAAAAGAGCATAGAGATATTTGCCCCGTACTCCCACCAGGTGCTTGAAGTGAAGGGAGCCAGCTGTATAATTGTAGTTTTTTTCAATAAAAAGAATATGTTCCCTGCCAAATGTCCTTGCTTCAGATAGAAACGGCTGCCAGTCATCAGTCTTGCCGTTCAGTCGCATGGGGTTGGTCAGTTTGTAAATATAAAGGTCCTTGGCCGGATCCAGGGAATGGAAAATTTCTCTGTCAAACAGGCCTGTCCTTCCACCGAGAGCTGAGGAAACAGCACGTGCCGCAAAGAGCAGTGTTTTTTTCCGGCTTTCAACCAGGTCTTTTTTGATGATATCGCTGAACCGGAAGCCGATAAGAGGAATCAGCAGGAGCAGCAGGGAGACAAGGGTCAGCTTCAGTCGCAGAGAAAATCGCATTGATCAATCGGTAAGCCAGCGGTATCCCATACCGTATTCGGTTCTGATACTGTCAAAATCGGCATCCATTTCCCGGAATTTATCCCTGATCCTCCTGATATGGGCAGTAATCGCATTGTTGGTAACAACGGCGTTGGCAGCTTCCATCAGCTGTTCATGGGATTTGACATGGCCGGGAATCCTGACAAGAGAATGCAGAATCCAGAACTCGGTGAGTGTCAGGGGAATGAGATGTTCCTGCCAGAATACCTGTTTTCTTTCCTCGTTGATTTGCAGGCTGCCCACATGGGTAATATGGTCATTTTTTTCAGAATGCAGTTCCCCTTTCAAAGATTCCACGATTTTAAAGAGAGCGGAAATTCGAATCGGCAGGAAATCAAGGGTTGTTGTGTCCTTGGTCAGGTAGTCCCAGGCACCGAGGCGCAGCCCGGAAACCCGGTCCAGATCGGAGTCTCTTGCCGTCAGAAAGATAATGGGAATTGTCGGGGAAAGCTGGCGGAGCTCCCGGCACAGGTCAAACCCGCCTTCCATTTCGTCCTGCAGCATCACGTCCAGGATGGCAAGATCAGGGAGACTGTTTTTAAAGGCGGCCAGTGCTCTCGGGCGGTCGGGATAACTCTGCACCCTGTACCCCTCACGCTCAAGGGCCTGGGAATAGTTGGCACGGAGAGAATCATCGTCTTCAACAAGGGCGACTGTATAAATCATTGTTTTTTCAGTGTGTTGAGTTAATTCAGGTATTTCAGTTTAAAGTATGCTCTTCAATGGACCATACCTGACAAATCTGCATTTATCCACTGCTTCCCCGGCCGTTATATTTTTTGTCATATTTTGTCATATTCTTTTTGTATCTTGTCATAAAGTGCTCAGTTGATGGTCATTCTTTTCCTGTCTTTTTAGAATGGTTGAAGTGGCGGGAAATTTAATAATATGTTGATTAACAGAATAACATATTTTCCATGGGATTTTTAAGGGAACAGCGCTGTTTTCATGGAGGTTGACTTTGAGACGTTTGTTTTTTCATGCTAATAATAAAAAAAATAAAAACCGATTTGATCCCGGCAATCTTATGTTGCTTATCTATGTAACAGTCGTGCTGTTTTTTCTTCTTTTCGGCGGGCTGAGTCATGTAAAGGCTGAAGACATGGACCCTTCCCGGCAAGTTAAGTTGCTTTCGGTATTACCTGTGACAGTACAGAAAATAATTGATAATGTACTGTGATTTTAAATTGTATTTGAGTTATTGATCAGAGGAATACTTGGGACAAGGGATCAGTGACCGATAAGGGCAACAGCTGATTGCTGAATTCGTTCAAATTGTTTCCATAAATTGTTAAAAATATTTTCTGCTTCAACTGATTTAATTTCCAGAACTTCCAATGTCTCAAATGGAGGAGACCATTTGAGATGGAATTCAGCAGCTGCTATCATGGAGATTGCAACGCCCACCAGGAGAGACATTTCCCATCCCTTGTTTCTGTAGTCTTTATTTTCATGAAATTCCATTGTCTGGGGCAGAGGATCAGGCAGACACCACAGTTTTCCGAGATAACCACCTGCTTCCCTGTATCCTGCACCTGTCTGTTCTTTCAGGGTTTGATCTATTGATATATTCTGATCCGACTGATGCAAACGAAGCGCATGGGCAGTAGCTTGCGGGAGCTGGTGGGCCATCCACAGCAACCCGAGATTATGTAGAATTCCGGCAGTTCTGGCACTTCTGAGTAAGTCTTTGCCGGAGGTTGCGGCAGTCAGGTTGAAGGTTGTTTCAGCCACTGCCATTGCACGAACCCAATATTTATGAACATCAAAAGGCGGGCAACGACCAGGATCAAAAGGGGCTGAAATAGCAAGAGAAATGCTGATACTTTTGACAACACCAAAACCAAGTCTGGCACATGCTTCATCGAGTTCAGCAATCTTTCTGATTGGTGCTGACCAGGCTGAATTTGCAAGGGAGATAAGCCGGATAACAATCGTGGGAAAGTTATGCAGTATTTCCGCAATCTCACCATAATCCAGAGTTTCATCTTCAAATGCAGTCAGAAGAGTTGATACGGAAGATGGCAGAACAGGAAGTTGTGCACTGTTGAGAGTTTGGAAAACTGGATTTTCCCCGGTAGTTTTCATGACGTTTTCCCGATGATTGGAGCATTGGTAACATTTCCCGTGACAGCATTTCTGAAGTCTTTTTTTGCCATGTTCGGAATTTCTTCTGGAAACAAAGGCTTACTGAAGTAAAAACCCTGGACAATTTCACAACCGATTCCCCTTAATACAAGGAGTTGTTCCCTGTTTTCAACACCTTCTGCAATAACTGAATTTCCAAGGGCCTGGGCAGCCCCGATAATAGTACCGAGAAGAATTGATGAGTCCGCATCTTCCATCATATCAATGATAAACAGACGGTCAATTTTCAGGCAGTCTATCGGTAAATTTTTCAGAGAGGCGAGGGATGAATAACCAGTTCCAAAATCATCGATAGCAATTTTTATTCCCATTTCTCTCAATTGCTCAAACATTGTTATGTTTCCATCCAGATTCTGAACGACACTTTCTGTGATCTCAAGTTCAAGCAATTCAGGCGGAACATTGGTTTTTTGCAGAATCTGCTGAACAGTATTATAAAGTTCCGGTTCGTGGAAATGGATAGGTGAGATATTCACTGCCATTTTGAAATCAGAAATTTTCTCTTGTCTCCACTGTGAAAGTTGGTAGCATGCCGTTTCCAGTATCCAGTTTTCCAGAGATTTAATCACGCCTATTCTCTCGGCAACTTTGATGAAATCGTTAGGTGAAACCAGGCCCAGATCAGGATGTCGCCAGCGGACAAGGGCTTCCACTCCCGCCAGGCGTCCCCGGACAATATCTATCTGGGGCTGGTAATGCAGTTCAAACTGGTCCCTGTCAATGGCAGCCCGAAGTTCCTGTTCGAGCCATAAACGTTTTTCCGCCTGAATTGTCAGTTCCGGTTGATAAAAAGCATAACGATGTCTACCTTGGGCCTTGGCCGAGTACATGGCACTGTCTGCAGCTTTCAGCAGTGTCTGCAGGTTTTCCCCGTCCTCGGGAAAGTGGGCAATGCCGATGCTGCACCGGGGACGTAGTTCCCTCGCATTCAACATCAATGGTTTGTTTATTTCTTCCAGGCAGCGATTGGCTACATCCGCGGCGACATATTGATCATTAACATGATCAACCAGTATACAGAATTCGTCTCCGGAAAGGCGGGCGACAAAATCAGTATCTCTTAAAATCATTTCCAGTCTTTCAGCAATTTTTTTCAGCAGTTCATCACCGGTATCATGGCCGAGGCTGTCGTTTACATCTTTGAAGCCATCCAGATCGAGGTAGACTAGAGCAAAACGCTCATCCCGCCGTTTTGCCGCTTTTATAATATCCTCCATGTGTTTATAAAAATAGGCACGGCTTGCCAGTCCGGTCAGTTCGTCGGTGTAGGCCAACTGTCTGATTCGCTTCTGCGTTGCAATCTGTTGGGTGATGTCCTGTACTGTCCCCAGGATAATCTGTCTGTTGTTTGGAGCACATCCTATTTCCTGGTGTACAGTCATGGCGGGCCGGTTATTTACAATAAGCCTGTACTCGGCAGGTTGTGGCGGAGCACCCTCGGTCGTTGATATGACGAGGCTGTACACAAATTCCCGGTCATCAGGGTGAATCTGTTCGAAAAAGTCTTTCAGGGTTAACTGGTGAATATTTTTGGGATTGCCCATCATTTCAGCCAGATTGTCTGAAACTGTCAGTCGATCCGACAGAGCATCCCAACGCCAGAAGCCAAAACCTGCAATACGCTGGGCACTTGAAAGCTGTTCCTGGTTTTCCAACAGGTTTCTGGCATTGTTGCTCGCACGAAGCTGGAATTTGATCTGTTGAAGGAGAATGGGATAATTCACCGGTTTTACAACGAAGCCTGATGCACCTGATTCAAAGGCCATATCGACAGATTTGCTGTCTTCAAGTCCGGTAATCATCAATATCTGAGGGGGTGTATCTCTTCCATTTCGTGCAGCCTGCGACACACCTCAAAACCACTCATCCCTTCCATTAAAGCATCAAGCAATACGATATCCGGAAGAAAACGTTTGGCCATTACCAGCGCATCTTCACCTTTTTCCGCTTCAAAGACAGTATACCCTGCGGCAGTCAACGCTTTGGATGTTGTCAGACGGAAAAAAGGGTCATCATCCACAAGAAGAATTTGTCCATCCTGTGAGAGGGATGAAGGAGCAGCCATAATTTTTTTGTTTTCTGAAACAGCTATATATTCTTTCTGTAATGCGTCAGCTACCTGTGGCAGCAGGTCTTCAATCTGAGATACGAGAGTCAGTGCACGGGAGGAACCAGTATGTTCAGGAATGGCTTCCAGCTCTGCACAATATTTTGACAGTTCAACAGCACCCAGGGTTGCGCAACTGGATTTCAGCCGATGGGCAATTCTTTTGAGTTCGCTTCTTCTGTTGTTTTTCACTGCTTCTTTGATTGCAGCTATATCTATTGGAGAATGTTTATGAAAATTATTTATTGCATTTGTGAGAATATCATGACCTGTTTCCTTGCTCAGATCATGCAATTGTTGCAATGCAGACGTATCCAGCAGGTTGCGGGGGCTTTTTGAAACGGAATAAGAGATGTTCTCCTCCGGTGTTTCATCAGGAAAAGAAATAATCCATCGGCGCAGTTCTTCCGCAAGCTGCTGACGACTGAATGGTTTACTCAGATAAGCATTCATTCCCGAAGAGAGGCACTGTTGAACAATTCCTTTCTGGACGTCTGCTGTCAAAGCAATAATGGGTACAGGGTCTCTTTTTTCTTCCTGTTCGATTCTGCGAATTTTTTCTGTTGCACTGAAACCATCCATTTCAGGCATATGGCAATCCATCAGGATGAGATCATAGTGGTGGCCGCTCCATGCATTCAGTACCTGTAGTCCGTTTTCAACCAGGTCAGCCTTGCAGCCTAATGCTGACAGCATTCCTATGGTAACATCCTGATTGACCTCATTGTCTTCTGCAAGAAGGATTCTTCCCCGGGAAAGAGGTTGAACTTTTGGAGTTTTTTCGTTTACTGATACAGTATGGCTGAGGGGTTGGGCATTTTGCAGTGAAACAACAGGAAGTTCGACAGTGAAACGGAAACAAGCTCCTTTTCCAGGTGTATTAACGAGGTCGATATTGCCATCCATCATTTCCACCAGCCGTTTTGCGATTGCAAGTCCAAGGCCTGTTCCCCCGTGTTTTCGGGTTATGGTGCCGTCGCCCTGGCTGAAGGCATTGAAAATATGGAGCTGCTGTTCAAACGGTACTCCAGGGCCGGTGTCAGATACTTCAAAGAATATCGTCTGTCTTTTTTCTTGAACAGATTGTACTGTAACCCGAAGTTTTACTTTTCCCTGTTCAGTAAATTTAACTGCATTACCAAGTAGATTGACCAGGATCTGTCTCAGTTTGACCGGGTCACCCGTAACCTGTGCCGGAAGTTTCCGGGGAAGATCAAGCTCCAGATCCAGACCTTTATGATGTGCCTGTCCGGCAACAAGTTCCACTGTATTTTCCAGAAGAGAGCGTAGATTAAAATCTTCAAGGTTCAACTGCAGTTTGTTTGCTTCAATTTTAGAGAAATCCAGAATGTCATTTATGACATCAAGCAGGCTTTTCGCGGAACGGTATGCCGTATCAGCCAGTCGTCGGGCACGAGCGTCCAAATCACTGTCCAGGAGCAGCTCAGTCATACCAAGTACACCGTTCATGGGAGTTCTGATTTCGTGACTCATTGTTGCCAGAAAATCACTTTTGGCCTGACTTGCTGCTTCGGCTGCTTCCCGGGCCTGCTCTGCTGCTTCTTTTGCCTGCACCAGGTTACGGGTACGCTCCCTGACTTTTTCTTCAAGTTCCTGTCGGTAAGATGCCAGGATGTCATCTCTTTCCTGAATCTGTCCGAGCATATCATTGAAATTTTCTATGATAGTAGCAATTTCATCGTTATTTTCCGGTGTCAGCCTGAGGCTGAAATCCTGAGTGTCGGAGACTTTCTGCATGCCACTTAATAAATCGGAAATGGGAGTGGATATACGTTGCTGCAGGCGGTTTGACAGAAGTGACACTCCTCCCATGATTAACGACCAGAGTAATGATGTAATTCCAAGGAAACGTAGAATTCTGTCATAAAGAGGTTGGAGGCTGGTGTCCATCCGGATAGACCCCAGGAACTCTCCTTTAAAGAATATGGGGCGATAAATATGTATGGTACTCCAGGTGATTCTGCTGCTATTAAATTGTTGGCCAGAGCTTTCCGGGGTGGGAATCCCCTGGCTATGGCCGTCATGGACTGTCCAGTTTTCTTCCCCAGGACGCTTGTAGATAGCGAATTGACTGTGGTCCATCTGATAGAGTACAGCACCCTTGACGCTGGGTTCTGTACTCAGTGAGCTGAGGAGCTTATTTGCCGTTTTCTGGTCATCAAAAGTCAAGGCTGCCGTTGAATTGGTGACCACGAAATCTGTCAACACCTCTGCCCGTTCCAGCAGCATCTCACGATAGCTGAAGAATTCAATACCCAGAAAAGCAAGAGCTGTGGCAAGCAGAGCAAGTCCGCTGGTCAGTAAAATCATGTTTTTGATTTTATGGGCAATAGTTTCAGTCAGCCCTTTCATTTTGATGTTCCCTTAGGATTATCGTCAACAATGGTTGCAAGTTCCAGTAGCGGTGCGGCAATTTTCAAACCGGAGGTATGTACATGGCCGATATTAATTTTGAATCCGATTTGGCCATCATTAAGGACAAATTGAATCATTCCTCCCTGGTCGGCAAATTTCTTGCTTTCGCCAATGGTCAGAATAGGTTTGTTCGCGAGGGTGTTTATAATGGAATTGAGATAAGAACGTTTTGAGTCACTGATAAAAACCAGTTGACAGTTTTCATTGATTCCTTCGGATTGCATAAATCGATGGATGGAAATACGAGCATTGTTGACATATCTTTTTTGCAATGTATCCAGCAGAGAACCAAAATCATCTTGTCCAAGGATACAGATGCCAAAACTGCCATCATCACCCTGACTGTATTGTTCCGGCCATTCGATAAATCGTGTTAATTTGTACAGCAGGGCAGCCTTCAGCTTGTATTCAGGGGATACAGATCCGGCTGCGACTATCTGGACGGAGATTACCATCAGGAATATAATTAGTCGAATTGTATTCCTGGTGGTGCGTGATTTCCAGTTGCAGATCATCCGTTTCATGTATTGAATTGTCTGAGGCGTTTGCAATGATACTGTCAAAAAAAGAGACGGACCTGTGCATATACTGCACGCTCAACTTCTGTTGTTAAAAACAGGTTCTCTCCGACAAATTCAGGATGACGGGAATCAAATAGATTCTGTCCTGTCAGGGAAAGCTCAACCTGTTCAACAGGGTGCCAAGCTAGGCGTGCATTAAAGCTTGTATAATTCCGGACGGAATCTTCGTAGAAGAAACTTGTTTTGTCCAGACTGTCGACATAGTAAAACCAGAAATCAAAATTCACTTCGTGGCTGAGATCCATGAGGGAGCGCAGGGAAAACTGGTTTGCAGGACTCGATCCTTTGGTAACTGTATTGGTGTTGCTCATATCGCTGCTCGAATTATCAAAAGAGCTTGAGATTTCAAGAAAACTGTAGTTTGCCTGAATTCGCCACCAGTCAAGTGGACGCCAGTCAAGACTTATTTCGAGACCATAACTGTTTGCCGACATTTTGTTTCCGAAAACAGAATTCGAGAGAGGTGATGTACCTGCTGTCTGTTCAAAAGTCTGAAGTTTGTCATAATCGTGGTAAAAAAAGGCCAGGTCAACAGAGTAATTTTCTTTTGGTTGAACACGGTATCCGAGTTCATAGGCAATAACTGTTTCCGATTCAAAATTTTTATTTCCCTTTACGCGGAGTATCACAGGATCAAATTTAGGGGGGAGGGGAAGAATTCTGCTGATAATATTCGAACTTGCTTCTAAACGGGAAGGAGTTCTAACAGCCCGGGAAACTGCACCCCACAAGGTGTTTTTTTCATTTGCCAGCCAGACTATTCGAGCACTGGGTTGGATTTCCACCCCAGTATAGTCATTATGTTCGAACTTGGATCCCAGGGTAAAACGTACAAGATGCGGCACGAGCTCAATTTCATCCTGGATGAAGCCACTGTAAAGATTTACTTCCTGGCTGTCAGGCAGAAACTGCACCATAAATGAGTTTTTGAAGTCGTCTCTGATGGATCGATAGCCAATTCCCCATATTACATCATGGTTCTCCACTATTTTCAATTGATGCTGGAAGTCAATGTCAAGGGTGTCATGGGTCTGATCAAGGAAAATTTCAGAACGATCTGTATGGTCAAAATAAACCTGCAGGGTTGTGCTGGCCTGATCGGAGATTCGGTAATTCCATTTGGCGAGCAGATTATAGCCTGATGATTCGATTGTGTCGTGAGTAGCCGGTGCAATGTAGAAAGGGGCGTATACCCCGTTTTCAGGATTTGAAGGATCTTTCCATATATTGATGCGCTGGTTTTCATCGGCACTGTAAGCATCACCCTGCAGGGTCCAGCTGTATTTTCCCTTATAATGTCCGTCAACTCGGAATCCACCCTGGGTTTTTTCCCAGCCGTCACCAGCATCTCCTCCCAGTGCCGGGGCATAAGAATCATCCCTGTTGTTGTACTTTAAATAGAATCTTCCAGTAATATCAGATGAAAGATCAGTTCCATAGCGTAAAGATGCAAATCCTTTTTCTTTGTTTCCCGTACCGGCAGTCATCAGACCACCCTGTGTTGAACCGGTATTTTTGGTTATTATATTGATAACACCGTTAACAGCATTGGCACCCCATACTGTTGCTCCGGGTCCGCGGATAACTTCAATGCGGTCAATATCTTCGAGTAACGTATCCTGTACATCCCAATAGACCCCAGAGAATGTAGGGCTGTAAACTGTTCTACCGTCAAGCATCACCAGGAGTTTGTTGGAAAACTGACTTCCAAAACCACGACTGGTAATCACCCATTTTCCGGCATCGATATGAGCCACATGGATGCCTGGTGCCATCCGCAGCGCTTCCGCAATGCTGGTCACCCCTGAGCGCCTTATATCTTCACTGGTTATGACATAGACAGCGGAGGCAACCTCATTGAGCGGCTGCTGTTTTTTGGAGACAGTCGTAACCTTTATTGACAGGAGGTCTTCAAGGGGGAGGTCAAGGTAATCCGCTATGGACTCTTCAGCAGAAACCGGTGTCGAGGTCCCGATCAGCATACAGCAGAAGGAGATAACAATACCTTTAACGATCAAGTCACTATTTTTCATAATCATTCTCGGTTGAGAAAGGAAAGCGGGAAAATGGAAATAACGTATTTTTCTACAGTTATAAAGAATTATCCTTAATCTGAGAATCGTTGTCAAGGTGGAACTATATGATATGGTGCTTCTGCGAAACAGTATGCTTTTCCATCATTTTCCATCATCTTTTTTCTGTAACTTGTCATGTTTTCTTCAGGCAAAGATCACTCTTCTCTATTCTGTTTACATAAAAGACTTCCCGGACAGCAGCGGCCTGCGTTGCAGATTGGGGCGTTTTTCAGAAAATTCCACTGCAGATAGTAATTCTGCCAAAGTCAGATTTCCTCAAACGAAAATTCTATTTTTTTAAGGCACCCTGAAGAGGTTATTTTTATTCCGGAGGTTATGTATGAATATATTACCGTTTCATTTGTGGCAAAAAGCAGCAGAGAATCTTTTAAAACACAGCAACATGCAGAAGGGTGTACCTGTTCTTTTTCTGTTATTTTTTCTTTTTGCAGGAATAGGTTATGCGCAGATCCCGGAGCCGCACCAGGGAGAACTTCTTTTTACACGTGAAAATGGTCGTGCTGTTTCTGCGCCTCTACTCTCCCAGGACATAGATATAGAAATAAGCGGGATTACCGCACGGGTTACGGTGAAGCAGGAATTTATCAATCTGGAGCAGGTGTGGCTGGATGCCCGCTATGTCTTCCCTCTTCCTGATGCATGCAGTGTTGATCATTTGCTCATGCGTATAGGGGAAAGAGAGATAGAGGGAGTAATACAGGAAAAGCAGAAGGCCAGACAACTCCATGAGGCGGCCCGTAGAGAGGGGAGGAAATCTTCTTTAGTGGAGCAGAACAGGCCTAATATTTTTACAACTGATATCGCCAATATTGCTCCCGGTGAAAAAATTTCTGTCAGTATTGAATATCAGCAGGAAGTGGTTCCGGTGGATTCCATTTTTTCACTTCGTTTTCCCATGGTTGTGGCACCCCGGTATATTCCGGGAAAAGCGGTTCGGTTTTCTGCAACCGGGTGGGCGCCGGACACGGACCAGGTGACGGATGGCTCAGAAATCTCACCACCCGTCGACCTGGCTGGAGAAACGACGGTTCCGATCAGAATGAAGATTGATCTTGCCAGCGGTTTTCCCTTAAAAAGAATTGAATCTCTTTACCATGGAATCAAGGTGGAGGAGCTGGAGGAAGGGCACTATTCCATAACGTTGAACGGGGTGGTGAAGGCGGATCGTGATTTTGTTCTCGAATGGGAGGCAGAGGAGGGTAAAGAGACCACAGGAGCCCTATTTGCTGAAACCATGGGAGAAAACCAGTATATGCTTCTTATGCTTATGCCACCGGATACTGTACAGAATGGACCAGTGGCGAGAGAAGTTGTTTTTATTCTCGATATCTCCGGATCCATGGCCGGATCTTCCATAGTTCAGGCGAAAAAGGCGATGGTACTTGCTCTTTCCAGGTTGCAGCCGGTGGATTCTTTTAATCTCATTGTTTTTAATCAGGAGGCAAGATCACTCTTTACGGATTCAAAATCAGCTGACAGAAAAAATATCCAAAAAGCGCTTGAGTATATCAGTACATTACAGGCAGATGGGGGGACAGAAATGAAGGATGCTCTTCTGCTGGCCCTGGATGGGAAACATCATCACAGGAGGATTCGCCAGGTCGTTTTTGTAACCGACGGTGCCGTCGGCAATGAGGATGCACTTTTTGCGATTATTGAAAAAAGGCTCGGAGATTCCCGCCTGTTTACCGTAGGTATCGGTTCGGCCCCTAACTCTTATTTTATGACCAGGGCGGCACGGGTGGGCCGGGGTACCTTTACTTATATCGGCAGGGTTTCAGAGGTAGGGGAAAAAGTGGGGATGTTGTTTAATAAACTTGAACATCCGGTCATCTCTGATATTCGTATTGATCTTGGAGGCAATGCAAGGAAAATCGAATATTATCCCAATCCTATTCCTGATCTTTACTATGGTGAACCTCTTGTTGTCGCATTGAAAACCGGGTGGGAAAATGAATCTCTGCATATTACCGGCAGGGAGGCGGGCAATTTATGGGAAATGATTGGTGATGCCACAAAATTTGGCAAACGAAAAGGAGTGGGGACACTCTGGGCCAGGCGGAAAGTCCGTGCTTTCATGGAAGCACTGGCCCTGGGGGAGGATGAACAGAAAGTGAAGGATGTTGTTCTGAGAACAGCGTTGGAACACCATCTTGTAAGCAGGTATACCAGTCTTGTGGCTACTGATACCATGGTCAGCCGACCTGCGGGAACTGCCAGTGAACAGTCCATGGTGAAGACCCCTCTTGCCCATGGCTGGCAGGCGGCTGCCGTGTTCGGTGGTGGGTCACAGACTGCGACCTCTTCAGCACTTTTCTTGCTGCTTGGAGTTGTTTTTCTTTTTGTCGGACTGTTGTTTTGTGTAATTATCATAAAAAATGATTCAAAATGTGCCTGAACTGACCTCTGGTGAACATTGTGTAAATTTTTCTGGGTCACTGATAATTGTCTCATTGTTTGTGTTCTATAATTATTCTCAAAATTGACACAATGTTCATGAGAAATGCGGCATAGCCGTCATCAACATCGCAGTAGTGGAATATTCCACTTTTGTGTCCTATGGAAATATCTGTGTCAACCCAAATACGTTTCTGCTCCCGTGATGTTGTCATGATGTCTTCTCCGGTAAAATCATTGTCTGTCAGATTTGTTTTGCGAACTGTCATATTCGATGTGGTGAATCGTCATTCTCTTTGATTTTACTGATATCAAACAATTTTTCCCAGGATAATGAATTATATGGGTTTGTCTGATGAAAAAGCGATTTCTTGTTCTTTATATTGTTTCTCTTGGTTGTTGTGTTGCGGGCCTGCTGTTGCTTTCGCTGGGTGGTTGGATTCGTATCAAGGCTGTGGTGGCCGGATATCTGCTGAGCAGATCCTGGGAAATGAGTCTTGAAAGCGGCAGGCCGGTCAAACCTTGGCCATGGGCTGACACCTGGCCGGTGGGGCGACTCAGGACCGCGGACGGGAAAATTGATCTGGTGATTCTTGAAGGAGACAGCGGTGAAGTACTGGCCTTCGGGCCGGGTC
The DNA window shown above is from Desulfomarina profundi and carries:
- a CDS encoding response regulator; amino-acid sequence: MIYTVALVEDDDSLRANYSQALEREGYRVQSYPDRPRALAAFKNSLPDLAILDVMLQDEMEGGFDLCRELRQLSPTIPIIFLTARDSDLDRVSGLRLGAWDYLTKDTTTLDFLPIRISALFKIVESLKGELHSEKNDHITHVGSLQINEERKQVFWQEHLIPLTLTEFWILHSLVRIPGHVKSHEQLMEAANAVVTNNAITAHIRRIRDKFREMDADFDSIRTEYGMGYRWLTD
- a CDS encoding HDOD domain-containing protein yields the protein MKTTGENPVFQTLNSAQLPVLPSSVSTLLTAFEDETLDYGEIAEILHNFPTIVIRLISLANSAWSAPIRKIAELDEACARLGFGVVKSISISLAISAPFDPGRCPPFDVHKYWVRAMAVAETTFNLTAATSGKDLLRSARTAGILHNLGLLWMAHQLPQATAHALRLHQSDQNISIDQTLKEQTGAGYREAGGYLGKLWCLPDPLPQTMEFHENKDYRNKGWEMSLLVGVAISMIAAAEFHLKWSPPFETLEVLEIKSVEAENIFNNLWKQFERIQQSAVALIGH
- a CDS encoding EAL domain-containing protein; its protein translation is MITGLEDSKSVDMAFESGASGFVVKPVNYPILLQQIKFQLRASNNARNLLENQEQLSSAQRIAGFGFWRWDALSDRLTVSDNLAEMMGNPKNIHQLTLKDFFEQIHPDDREFVYSLVISTTEGAPPQPAEYRLIVNNRPAMTVHQEIGCAPNNRQIILGTVQDITQQIATQKRIRQLAYTDELTGLASRAYFYKHMEDIIKAAKRRDERFALVYLDLDGFKDVNDSLGHDTGDELLKKIAERLEMILRDTDFVARLSGDEFCILVDHVNDQYVAADVANRCLEEINKPLMLNARELRPRCSIGIAHFPEDGENLQTLLKAADSAMYSAKAQGRHRYAFYQPELTIQAEKRLWLEQELRAAIDRDQFELHYQPQIDIVRGRLAGVEALVRWRHPDLGLVSPNDFIKVAERIGVIKSLENWILETACYQLSQWRQEKISDFKMAVNISPIHFHEPELYNTVQQILQKTNVPPELLELEITESVVQNLDGNITMFEQLREMGIKIAIDDFGTGYSSLASLKNLPIDCLKIDRLFIIDMMEDADSSILLGTIIGAAQALGNSVIAEGVENREQLLVLRGIGCEIVQGFYFSKPLFPEEIPNMAKKDFRNAVTGNVTNAPIIGKTS
- a CDS encoding response regulator, which translates into the protein MKGLTETIAHKIKNMILLTSGLALLATALAFLGIEFFSYREMLLERAEVLTDFVVTNSTAALTFDDQKTANKLLSSLSTEPSVKGAVLYQMDHSQFAIYKRPGEENWTVHDGHSQGIPTPESSGQQFNSSRITWSTIHIYRPIFFKGEFLGSIRMDTSLQPLYDRILRFLGITSLLWSLIMGGVSLLSNRLQQRISTPISDLLSGMQKVSDTQDFSLRLTPENNDEIATIIENFNDMLGQIQERDDILASYRQELEEKVRERTRNLVQAKEAAEQAREAAEAASQAKSDFLATMSHEIRTPMNGVLGMTELLLDSDLDARARRLADTAYRSAKSLLDVINDILDFSKIEANKLQLNLEDFNLRSLLENTVELVAGQAHHKGLDLELDLPRKLPAQVTGDPVKLRQILVNLLGNAVKFTEQGKVKLRVTVQSVQEKRQTIFFEVSDTGPGVPFEQQLHIFNAFSQGDGTITRKHGGTGLGLAIAKRLVEMMDGNIDLVNTPGKGACFRFTVELPVVSLQNAQPLSHTVSVNEKTPKVQPLSRGRILLAEDNEVNQDVTIGMLSALGCKADLVENGLQVLNAWSGHHYDLILMDCHMPEMDGFSATEKIRRIEQEEKRDPVPIIALTADVQKGIVQQCLSSGMNAYLSKPFSRQQLAEELRRWIISFPDETPEENISYSVSKSPRNLLDTSALQQLHDLSKETGHDILTNAINNFHKHSPIDIAAIKEAVKNNRRSELKRIAHRLKSSCATLGAVELSKYCAELEAIPEHTGSSRALTLVSQIEDLLPQVADALQKEYIAVSENKKIMAAPSSLSQDGQILLVDDDPFFRLTTSKALTAAGYTVFEAEKGEDALVMAKRFLPDIVLLDALMEGMSGFEVCRRLHEMEEIHPLRY
- a CDS encoding YfiR family protein — encoded protein: MVISVQIVAAGSVSPEYKLKAALLYKLTRFIEWPEQYSQGDDGSFGICILGQDDFGSLLDTLQKRYVNNARISIHRFMQSEGINENCQLVFISDSKRSYLNSIINTLANKPILTIGESKKFADQGGMIQFVLNDGQIGFKINIGHVHTSGLKIAAPLLELATIVDDNPKGTSK